In Ostrea edulis chromosome 4, xbOstEdul1.1, whole genome shotgun sequence, a single window of DNA contains:
- the LOC125670954 gene encoding tRNA-dihydrouridine(16/17) synthase [NAD(P)(+)]-like isoform X3, producing MLFPQDKRKLSGFDFWRRTLSSAKYVVAPMVDASELAWRMLSRKYGAQLCYTPMFHASVFVRDPNYRKEAMQTCPEDRPLIVQFCANDPDTFLRAGRYVEDVCDAVDLNLGCPQTIAKRGHYGAFLEDEWDLLKKMVELCHQKLKVPVTCKIRMFESKEKTVLYAQMLEKAGCQLLTVHGRTKEQKGRFTGLADWDVIKLVRESVSIPVFANGNIQYLPDVDRCIHQTGVQGVMSAEGNLHNPALFSGDCPPVWKMAEDYLELAEKYPCPLSYSRGHVFKIFHHSLNVHPDIRDIIASGKSLECFRLATLKLKERCLADAEKHKTNPELFSTELPFPYWICQPYVRPDPNDKEKNKDKRTVKRPLEEKLQSPEFAGMSKNKVKKLLRNPLKKLARSSEENYEKCVACANIRGRKCSYMMCKNCCKVKTFRETLDCKGHRIVLHTKNSSKAAFDQKKKEMEEKTAVHEIRMIDKCVRVKASTQGNKEEREEDRLADMDLETENSMELDSGDVQSETRDFTNLSNDNLTVTADPSFKDG from the exons ATGCTCTTCCCACAA GATAAGAGGAAACTCTCAGGGTTTGACTTTTGGAGACGGACCCTTAGCTCTGCCAAGTACGTGGTGGCCCCAATGGTGGATGCTAGCGAGCTTGCTTGGCGGATGCTGAGTCGTAAATACGGAGCGCAACTGTGTTACACCCCCATGTTTCATGCATCTGTATTTGTGAGGGACCCTAACTACAGGAAAGAAGCCATGCAGACCTGTCCAGAAGACAGACCACTGATAGTGCAG TTCTGTGCTAATGACCCGGATACTTTTCTGAGGGCCGGCCGGTATGTGGAGGACGTATGTGACGCTGTGGACCTCAACCTGGGCTGTCCCCAGACCATTGCCAAACGAGGTCACTACGGGGCATTTCTAGAGGATGAGTGGGATCTCCTGAAAAAAATGG TTGAGCTTTGCCATCAGAAGTTGAAGGTTCCCGTCACCTGTAAGATCCGAATGTTCGAGTCCAAAGAGAAGACGGTACTATATGCTCAAATGTTGGAGAAGGCAGGCTGTCAG ctGCTGACAGTGCACGGGCGGACAAAGGAACAGAAGGGACGGTTTACGGGCCTGGCGGACTGGGACGTCATTAAACTCGTCAG AGAGAGTGTTTCCATACCTGTATTTGCTAATGGTAACATACAATATCTACCTGATGTGGACCGATGCATTCATCAAACAGGGGTACAAGGAGTCATGTCTGCAG AGGGAAACCTACATAACCCTGCCCTGTTTTCTGGTGACTGTCCTCCAGTGTGGAAAATGGCAGAGGACTACCTCGAGCTTGCGGAGAAATACCCCTGTCCGCTGTCTTATTCCAGGGGACATGTCTTCAAAATATTTCACCACAG CCTAAATGTACATCCAGACATCCGAGATATAATTGCTTCTGGAAAGTCACTCGAGTGTTTCAGACTGGCCACGCTCAAACTTAAGGAGAGATGTCTG GCAGATGCAGAGAAGCACAAAACTAACCCGGAGCTGTTCTCCACAGAGTTACCTTTCCCTTACTGGATTTGTCAGCCCTATGTCAGACCTGA tccaaatgataaagaaaaaaacaaagacaaaagaACTGTGAAGCGCCCCCTGGAGGAAAAGCTTCAGTCTCCAGAGTTTGCAGGGATGTCCAAAAACAAGGTCAAAAAATTACTGAGGAATCCTTTAAAGAAGCTAGCCAGGAGTTCAGAGGAGAATTATGAGAAGTGTGTAGCCTGTGCAAACATCAGG GGTAGAAAATGTTCTTACATGATGTGCAAGAATTGTTGTAAGGTAAAAACCTTCAGAGAAACCCTGGATTGCAAAG gtCACCGGATTGTGCTTCACACAAAGAACTCAAGCAAAGCTGCTTTTGATCAGAAGAAAAAGGAAATGGAGGAAAAgacagcagtacatgaaatcAGGATGATCGATAAATGTGTCAGGGTAAAGGCAAGTACTCAGGGGAACAAAGAGGAGAGAGAAGAAGACCGACTAGCTGATATGGACTTGGAGACTGAAAACTCCATGGAGCTAGACTCTGGTGATGTGCAAAGTGAAACAAGGGACTTCActaatttatctaatgacaatTTGACAGTTACAGCAGATCCCAGTTTTAAGGATGGCTGA
- the LOC125670954 gene encoding tRNA-dihydrouridine(16/17) synthase [NAD(P)(+)]-like isoform X1: protein MCRKSCTLLLGHFLKLVYGFQNFQIRLEEDKRKLSGFDFWRRTLSSAKYVVAPMVDASELAWRMLSRKYGAQLCYTPMFHASVFVRDPNYRKEAMQTCPEDRPLIVQFCANDPDTFLRAGRYVEDVCDAVDLNLGCPQTIAKRGHYGAFLEDEWDLLKKMVELCHQKLKVPVTCKIRMFESKEKTVLYAQMLEKAGCQLLTVHGRTKEQKGRFTGLADWDVIKLVRESVSIPVFANGNIQYLPDVDRCIHQTGVQGVMSAEGNLHNPALFSGDCPPVWKMAEDYLELAEKYPCPLSYSRGHVFKIFHHSLNVHPDIRDIIASGKSLECFRLATLKLKERCLADAEKHKTNPELFSTELPFPYWICQPYVRPDPNDKEKNKDKRTVKRPLEEKLQSPEFAGMSKNKVKKLLRNPLKKLARSSEENYEKCVACANIRGRKCSYMMCKNCCKVKTFRETLDCKGHRIVLHTKNSSKAAFDQKKKEMEEKTAVHEIRMIDKCVRVKASTQGNKEEREEDRLADMDLETENSMELDSGDVQSETRDFTNLSNDNLTVTADPSFKDG from the exons ATGTGTCGAAAATCTTGCACCTTACTCTTAggccattttttaaaattggtttacggatttcaaaattttcaaatccgtttggaggag GATAAGAGGAAACTCTCAGGGTTTGACTTTTGGAGACGGACCCTTAGCTCTGCCAAGTACGTGGTGGCCCCAATGGTGGATGCTAGCGAGCTTGCTTGGCGGATGCTGAGTCGTAAATACGGAGCGCAACTGTGTTACACCCCCATGTTTCATGCATCTGTATTTGTGAGGGACCCTAACTACAGGAAAGAAGCCATGCAGACCTGTCCAGAAGACAGACCACTGATAGTGCAG TTCTGTGCTAATGACCCGGATACTTTTCTGAGGGCCGGCCGGTATGTGGAGGACGTATGTGACGCTGTGGACCTCAACCTGGGCTGTCCCCAGACCATTGCCAAACGAGGTCACTACGGGGCATTTCTAGAGGATGAGTGGGATCTCCTGAAAAAAATGG TTGAGCTTTGCCATCAGAAGTTGAAGGTTCCCGTCACCTGTAAGATCCGAATGTTCGAGTCCAAAGAGAAGACGGTACTATATGCTCAAATGTTGGAGAAGGCAGGCTGTCAG ctGCTGACAGTGCACGGGCGGACAAAGGAACAGAAGGGACGGTTTACGGGCCTGGCGGACTGGGACGTCATTAAACTCGTCAG AGAGAGTGTTTCCATACCTGTATTTGCTAATGGTAACATACAATATCTACCTGATGTGGACCGATGCATTCATCAAACAGGGGTACAAGGAGTCATGTCTGCAG AGGGAAACCTACATAACCCTGCCCTGTTTTCTGGTGACTGTCCTCCAGTGTGGAAAATGGCAGAGGACTACCTCGAGCTTGCGGAGAAATACCCCTGTCCGCTGTCTTATTCCAGGGGACATGTCTTCAAAATATTTCACCACAG CCTAAATGTACATCCAGACATCCGAGATATAATTGCTTCTGGAAAGTCACTCGAGTGTTTCAGACTGGCCACGCTCAAACTTAAGGAGAGATGTCTG GCAGATGCAGAGAAGCACAAAACTAACCCGGAGCTGTTCTCCACAGAGTTACCTTTCCCTTACTGGATTTGTCAGCCCTATGTCAGACCTGA tccaaatgataaagaaaaaaacaaagacaaaagaACTGTGAAGCGCCCCCTGGAGGAAAAGCTTCAGTCTCCAGAGTTTGCAGGGATGTCCAAAAACAAGGTCAAAAAATTACTGAGGAATCCTTTAAAGAAGCTAGCCAGGAGTTCAGAGGAGAATTATGAGAAGTGTGTAGCCTGTGCAAACATCAGG GGTAGAAAATGTTCTTACATGATGTGCAAGAATTGTTGTAAGGTAAAAACCTTCAGAGAAACCCTGGATTGCAAAG gtCACCGGATTGTGCTTCACACAAAGAACTCAAGCAAAGCTGCTTTTGATCAGAAGAAAAAGGAAATGGAGGAAAAgacagcagtacatgaaatcAGGATGATCGATAAATGTGTCAGGGTAAAGGCAAGTACTCAGGGGAACAAAGAGGAGAGAGAAGAAGACCGACTAGCTGATATGGACTTGGAGACTGAAAACTCCATGGAGCTAGACTCTGGTGATGTGCAAAGTGAAACAAGGGACTTCActaatttatctaatgacaatTTGACAGTTACAGCAGATCCCAGTTTTAAGGATGGCTGA
- the LOC125670954 gene encoding tRNA-dihydrouridine(16/17) synthase [NAD(P)(+)]-like isoform X2, which produces MWKMEERQQVEETVQDKRKLSGFDFWRRTLSSAKYVVAPMVDASELAWRMLSRKYGAQLCYTPMFHASVFVRDPNYRKEAMQTCPEDRPLIVQFCANDPDTFLRAGRYVEDVCDAVDLNLGCPQTIAKRGHYGAFLEDEWDLLKKMVELCHQKLKVPVTCKIRMFESKEKTVLYAQMLEKAGCQLLTVHGRTKEQKGRFTGLADWDVIKLVRESVSIPVFANGNIQYLPDVDRCIHQTGVQGVMSAEGNLHNPALFSGDCPPVWKMAEDYLELAEKYPCPLSYSRGHVFKIFHHSLNVHPDIRDIIASGKSLECFRLATLKLKERCLADAEKHKTNPELFSTELPFPYWICQPYVRPDPNDKEKNKDKRTVKRPLEEKLQSPEFAGMSKNKVKKLLRNPLKKLARSSEENYEKCVACANIRGRKCSYMMCKNCCKVKTFRETLDCKGHRIVLHTKNSSKAAFDQKKKEMEEKTAVHEIRMIDKCVRVKASTQGNKEEREEDRLADMDLETENSMELDSGDVQSETRDFTNLSNDNLTVTADPSFKDG; this is translated from the exons ATGTGGAAAATGGAAGAACGTCAACAAGTCGAAGAGACGGTTCAG GATAAGAGGAAACTCTCAGGGTTTGACTTTTGGAGACGGACCCTTAGCTCTGCCAAGTACGTGGTGGCCCCAATGGTGGATGCTAGCGAGCTTGCTTGGCGGATGCTGAGTCGTAAATACGGAGCGCAACTGTGTTACACCCCCATGTTTCATGCATCTGTATTTGTGAGGGACCCTAACTACAGGAAAGAAGCCATGCAGACCTGTCCAGAAGACAGACCACTGATAGTGCAG TTCTGTGCTAATGACCCGGATACTTTTCTGAGGGCCGGCCGGTATGTGGAGGACGTATGTGACGCTGTGGACCTCAACCTGGGCTGTCCCCAGACCATTGCCAAACGAGGTCACTACGGGGCATTTCTAGAGGATGAGTGGGATCTCCTGAAAAAAATGG TTGAGCTTTGCCATCAGAAGTTGAAGGTTCCCGTCACCTGTAAGATCCGAATGTTCGAGTCCAAAGAGAAGACGGTACTATATGCTCAAATGTTGGAGAAGGCAGGCTGTCAG ctGCTGACAGTGCACGGGCGGACAAAGGAACAGAAGGGACGGTTTACGGGCCTGGCGGACTGGGACGTCATTAAACTCGTCAG AGAGAGTGTTTCCATACCTGTATTTGCTAATGGTAACATACAATATCTACCTGATGTGGACCGATGCATTCATCAAACAGGGGTACAAGGAGTCATGTCTGCAG AGGGAAACCTACATAACCCTGCCCTGTTTTCTGGTGACTGTCCTCCAGTGTGGAAAATGGCAGAGGACTACCTCGAGCTTGCGGAGAAATACCCCTGTCCGCTGTCTTATTCCAGGGGACATGTCTTCAAAATATTTCACCACAG CCTAAATGTACATCCAGACATCCGAGATATAATTGCTTCTGGAAAGTCACTCGAGTGTTTCAGACTGGCCACGCTCAAACTTAAGGAGAGATGTCTG GCAGATGCAGAGAAGCACAAAACTAACCCGGAGCTGTTCTCCACAGAGTTACCTTTCCCTTACTGGATTTGTCAGCCCTATGTCAGACCTGA tccaaatgataaagaaaaaaacaaagacaaaagaACTGTGAAGCGCCCCCTGGAGGAAAAGCTTCAGTCTCCAGAGTTTGCAGGGATGTCCAAAAACAAGGTCAAAAAATTACTGAGGAATCCTTTAAAGAAGCTAGCCAGGAGTTCAGAGGAGAATTATGAGAAGTGTGTAGCCTGTGCAAACATCAGG GGTAGAAAATGTTCTTACATGATGTGCAAGAATTGTTGTAAGGTAAAAACCTTCAGAGAAACCCTGGATTGCAAAG gtCACCGGATTGTGCTTCACACAAAGAACTCAAGCAAAGCTGCTTTTGATCAGAAGAAAAAGGAAATGGAGGAAAAgacagcagtacatgaaatcAGGATGATCGATAAATGTGTCAGGGTAAAGGCAAGTACTCAGGGGAACAAAGAGGAGAGAGAAGAAGACCGACTAGCTGATATGGACTTGGAGACTGAAAACTCCATGGAGCTAGACTCTGGTGATGTGCAAAGTGAAACAAGGGACTTCActaatttatctaatgacaatTTGACAGTTACAGCAGATCCCAGTTTTAAGGATGGCTGA